In Salarias fasciatus chromosome 2, fSalaFa1.1, whole genome shotgun sequence, one genomic interval encodes:
- the slc25a51b gene encoding solute carrier family 25 member 51b: MAVSTMDSESARTPQPQSALTKGGHSLLPAGALSTLLGHQGKHYVCGSIAAFTNIVITFPIQKLLFRQQLHGVLATEAVRQLQRDGLRNLYRGLLPPLLQKSTTVAIMFGLYEDFSRVLLDRAGDVPELVTRSFAAALAGTTEAILTPFERVQTLLQDHRHHGRFNNTAHTFRTLLTEYGVRECYRGLVPILLRNGPSNVLFFGLRGPIKEQLPEAKNKTGHLVNDFVCGGLLGAGLGIMFYPLNVVKSRAQSQVGGAFKPCKEVLLTVWRERGGSLAMLFRGAHLNYHRSLLSWGIINATYELLLKLL, translated from the coding sequence ATGGCTGTTAGCACCATGGACTCGGAGTCTGCCCGGACACCTCAGCCCCAGTCTGCCCTGACCAAAGGAGGCCATTCCCTGCTGCCTGCTGGGGCTCTGAGCACCCTGTTGGGGCATCAGGGGAAGCACTATGTCTGTGGTTCAATTGCAGCTTTTACCAACATCGTCATCACCTTCCCCATCCAGAAGTTGCTGTTTCGCCAGCAGCTGCATGGCGTCCTGGCCACCGAGGCAGTTCGACAGCTTCAGAGGGATGGGCTGAGAAACCTGTACCGAGGACTGCTGCCCCCACTCCTCCAGAAGAGCACTACCGTGGCCATCATGTTTGGCCTGTACGAGGACTTCTCTCGAGTATTACTCGATCGGGCAGGTGACGTGCCAGAGCTGGTAACACGAAGCTTTGCTGCAGCGCTGGCAGGAACCACAGAGGCCATTCTAACGCCGTTTGAGCGTGTGCAGACTCTCCTACAGGACCATCGGCACCACGGGCGCTTCAACAACACAGCCCACACCTTCCGGACACTTCTGACTGAGTACGGCGTCAGAGAGTGCTACCGGGGCCTCGTACCCATACTGTTGCGTAATGGCCCGAGCAATGTGCTCTTCTTCGGGCTCCGGGGACCCATTAAGGAGCAGCTTCCAGAGGCTAAGAACAAGACTGGCCATTTGGTGAATGATTTTGTGTGTGGAGGGCTGTTGGGGGCTGGTCTAGGCATCATGTTCTATCCACTAAATGTGGTAAAGTCCCGGGCTCAGTCTCAGGTTGGAGGAGCTTTCAAGCCTTGTAAGGAGGTGCTGTTAACAGTGTGGAGAGAAAGGGGGGGCAGCCTGGCCATGCTGTTCAGAGGCGCTCACCTCAACTACCACCGTTCACTGCTCTCCTGGGGCATCATCAACGCCACCtacgagctgctgctgaagcttttATGA